One window of Quercus robur chromosome 12, dhQueRobu3.1, whole genome shotgun sequence genomic DNA carries:
- the LOC126710455 gene encoding alanine--glyoxylate aminotransferase 2 homolog 1, mitochondrial-like, protein MNPLQHESMTQGEIHHVVNPDPYHGVFGSDANRYAKDLQDHIDFGTSGKVAGFIAETIQGAGGAVELAPGYLKLVYDIVRKAGGVCIVDEVQTGFGRTGSNYWGFETQGVIPDIFTMAKGIGNGLPLGAVVTTPEIASVLAQKIQFNTFGGNPVCSAGGLAVLRVIDQEKRQAHCDDVGSHLLKRLRALQQTHESNYS, encoded by the exons ATGAATCCGCTTCAACACGAGTCCATGACACAG GGTGAAATTCATCATGTTGTAAATCCAGATCCATACCATGGAGTTTTTGGTTCCGATGCCAATCGTTATGCCAAAGATTTGCAAGATCACATTGATTTTGGTACTTCAGGAAAAGTTGCAGGATTTATAGCTGAAACAATTCAg GGAGCTGGAGGAGCAGTTGAATTGGCGCCTGGATACTTGAAACTGGTTTATGACATTGTACGCAAGGCTGGTGGTGTCTGCATTGTAGATGAAGTGCAAACTGGCTTTGGTCGAACAGGAAGCAATTACTGGGGCTTTGAAACACAGGGCGTCATTCCTGATATATTTACTATGGCAAAG GGTATTGGCAATGGTTTACCATTGGGAGCAGTTGTGACAACCCCAGAGATTGCGAGTGTATTGGCCcagaaaattcaatttaataCTTTTGGAGGAAACCCTGTATGTTCGGCTGGGGGGCTAGCAGTGCTGAGAGTTATTGACCAGGAGAAGCGTCAAGCTCATTGCGATGATGTTGGTTCTCACTTGCTCAAGCGTTTGAGAGCTCTTCAGCAAACACATGAAAGTAATTACTCTTGA
- the LOC126708194 gene encoding uncharacterized protein LOC126708194 encodes MIYINIYYGGPLSNANPYDGASFQGPGIQCYYMMIRRKLKTLNELKVKIMEELQVNPALHDIHITFRSPYEVLNQCINYRYMAITEDKHVKFMFSKMDKWKQAADFELYVTLEPRAEVGVEDEIVQTTTSLQFAVLDDQCTTLGGYTPPFQETPVTIESEPGNRYEDQFCTHRGESSTVPVVEDEDEDEDCSREDCEDRDEYEERIDDGDFDRGLDDHEITHIPHVDDMTECDEDDEDANARVQHVTNTALVYEPPASSFYENTWENMVDPEVVQQSFGSWNADMNFAKGLIFANKDAVRRALTIYAAKHNRNFVTSRSTTSRLSVKCSDESCMWYVGAVVKPELGLWMVTSYRGPHSCMPLATALDGRMMDCNFLAEEFVPLLKEKHTATIYHLRHFIKGKYYGHILSYYKIWDAKQRGIAKIFGDWEESYERLKKLLFAYWDQEPGTRFWFHTIPRDEFGDTILRYIFWAFAPCIAGFRHCKPVISIDGTHLYGKYRGVLLIAMATDANNKVLPLAFAVVDKESGSSWGWFLERLRNALGDVIADKDICIISDRHKGIQSAIANWPRHDDGRQRVVHRYCLRHVASNFNTHFQDATLKSLALKAGYATKESKFELYMQPIKEAEIEALRKKRRTERQESEPDSSIMPYTYLMNEDLDKWTQLHDGGYRYGAMTTNVSECFNGVLKGARGLPIAAMVEFTHCKLVAYFHDRHKEITHELSKDKVWTKYALKIYGHNLQKSISHQINPFNNQNGIYQVITSYNIYSSGGGHHSYEVNVKARTCGCGKWQIRKIPCSHAIKALQYLGQDATAYIDPCYSLVNAIHTYSHAFVVPKSDSLWRDVDGPKWVPDPKLLRGKGRPVASRIRNEMDGVRREPGSRRPDSDLREIQQKQSCGLCHQHGHNRRRCPLSRGASTSSNNPN; translated from the coding sequence AtgatctatataaatatatactatgGTGGACCCCTTAGCAATGCCAACCCTTATGATGGAGCCTCATTTCAAGGTCCGGGTATCCAGTGCTACTATATGATGATACGCCGTAAGCTAAAGACCCTGAATGAGCTGAAAGTAAAAATTATGGAAGAGTTGCAAGTGAACCCTGCTTTGCATGACATACATATTACTTTCCGTTCTCCATATGAAGTCCTCAATCAATGCATTAATTACAGATATATGGCGATAACAGAGGACAAACATGTGAAATTCATGTTTAGTAAGATGGACAAATGGAAACAAGCAGCAGATTTTGAGTTATATGTCACTTTGGAGCCTCGTGCAGAAGTCGGCGTAGAAGACGAAATTGTACAAACAACTACATCTCTACAGTTTGCAGTCCTAGATGATCAATGCACCACATTGGGAGGCTATACACCCCCTTTTCAAGAGACACCAGTAACAATTGAGAGTGAACCTGGAAATAGATATGAAGATCAATTTTGTACACATCGAGGTGAATCCTCTACAGTTCCAgtagttgaagatgaagatgaagacgaAGACTGTTCTAGGGAAGATTGTGAGGATAGAGATGAGTATGAAGAGAGGATTGACGATGGTGACTTTGACAGGGGTCTTGATGACCATGAAATTACTCACATTCCTCATGTTGATGATATGACtgaatgtgatgaagatgatgaggaCGCTAATGCTAGAGTTCAGCATGTTACAAATACGGCCCTCGTTTATGAACCTCCTGCctcatcattttatgaaaatacttgggaaaatatggttgatcctGAAGTTGTTCAGCAATCATTTGGTTCTTGGAATGCAGACATGAATTTTGCGAAAGGGTTGATTTTTGCTAATAAAGATGCGGTGAGACGTGCATTAACAATTTACGCCGCAAAGCATAACAGAAACTTTGTGACTAGTAGGTCGACCACAAGTAGACTGTCTGTGAAATGCAGCGATGAATCATGCATGTGGTACGTTGGGGCAGTTGTGAAGCCTGAACTCGGACTATGGATGGTCACATCTTATAGGGGTCCTCATAGTTGTATGCCCCTTGCCACGGCCCTtgatggtagaatgatggaTTGTAATTTTCTAGCAGAAGAATTTGTTCCATTGTTGAAAGAGAAACACACGGCAACAATTTATCACCTCAGACATTTCATTAAAGGGAAGTATTATGGGCATATTCTTTCTTACTATAAGATATGGGATGCGAAACAACGAGGTATTGCAAAGATATTTGGGGATTGGGAAGAGTCTTACGAAAGGTTGAAAAAGTTATTGTTTGCATACTGGGATCAAGAACCTGGCACCCGTTTCTGGTTTCACACCATACCCAGGGACGAGTTCGGTGATACAATATTGCGCTATATATTTTGGGCTTTCGCTCCATGCATTGCAGGATTCAGACATTGTAAGCCAGTGATCAGTATTGATGGGACCCATTTGTATGGTAAATATCGAGGGGTGTTGTTGATTGCAATGGCCACCGATGCCAACAACAAGGTTTTGCCTCTTGCCTTTGCTGTTGTGGACAAAGAGTCAGGGTCtagttgggggtggtttttAGAACGCCTCAGGAATGCACTGGGGGATGTGATAGCAGATAAGGACATCTGTATAATTTCTGACCGACATAAGGGTATTCAAAGTGCAATTGCAAACTGGCCTAGACATGATGATGGACGACAACGAGTAGTTCACagatattgccttcgacatgttgctagcaacttcaacacgCATTTTCAGGACGCCACTTTAAAGTCATTAGCCTTGAAAGCGGGGTATGCTACTAAGGAATCAAAATTTGAGCTGTACATGCAACCTATCAAGGAAGCTGAGATCGAGGCCCTTAGGAAGAAACGGAGAACCGAGCGGCAGGAAAGTGAACCCGACTCATCCATCATGCCATACACATATCTAATGAATGAGGATCTAGACAAGTGGACCCAACTACATGATGGTGGATACCGTTATGGGGCTATGACAACCAATGTCTCGGAGTGCTTCAATGGAGTACTCAAAGGTGCCCGTGGCCTACCCATTGCTGCAATGGTTGAATTCACTCATTGCAAACTTGTTGCGTATTTCCATGATCGACACAAAGAAATTACTCATGAGCTCTCAAAGGACAAGGTATGGACTAAATATGCCTTAAAAATCTATGGACACAACCTACAAAAATCAATTTCACACCAAATAAATCCGTTTAATAATCAGAATGGTATATATCAAGTAATTACTTCATACAACATCTATAGCTCTGGAGGGGGACACCATAGTTATGAAGTAAATGTAAAGGCCAGAACATGTGGTTGTGGAAAGTGGCAAATTAGAaagatcccttgttcacatgcaattaaagcTCTTCAGTACTTGGGGCAAGATGCGACTGCATATATTGACCCATGTTATAGTTTGGTGAACGCCATTCACACCTACTCACATGCATTTGTGGTGCCAAAGTCAGATTCATTGTGGAGGGATGTGGATGGTCCAAAGTGGGTGCCTGACCCAAAACTGTTGCGGGGCAAAGGTCGACCTGTGGCGTCTAGGATACGAAATGAGATGGATGGGGTCCGGCGAGAACCGGGAAGCCGGAGGCCAGATTCTGACTTGAGGGAGATTCAGCAAAAGCAGAGCTGTGGACTGTGTCATCAACATGGGCATAACCGTAGAAGATGTCCGCTTTCCCGTGGGGCTTCGACAAGCAGTAATAATCCAAACTAG